GAATGCAGAAGTTGGAGTGATCCAAAATGTTGAACATACAATTAATCACAAGAGAAAATGTTGGGAAGCTGGCTCCCAAAGTGTAATAACTTGATATAAAGTATGATAATATTTATCAAGAATATTGAATTGTGTGTGCTGGGGCTTTTGAGATAAACTAAAATACAGTATTTGTATTGAGCGCCCGCACTGGTCATGTGTATACAGACAGGTGCCAATCATATGTTCATTGTACAGGTTgactgtaaaatacacaaacacacagtgaccTTCTGCTGGCCCTAAGGGATTATTAACAGTTGCAGTTTGCACAGTATTAAACATCCGCTCATATATGTATATGGTGTCCAATACAGTTTATTAAGTGTCCGACAGATGGTGGCACATTTCAGGTAAAAGAGAATAATCAGTGGTTCAGGCCAGCATTTCTATGGGAGCATTTAGAAATGAGACTTGATGCCATTAATGTCGGCTTGTCCTGTATTTTACAGAGTGAAAATATAATAGTGGAAACTGCACAAGTAGAATGTGTTCTCTTGTTATAGCTCTGCAAAAGGTTAAAATAAATTGTGGCCTATATGGCTACAGTGATGTAATGCATTGTATATAATTCCAGCAATTGATCGTGTTTTATTCTTATTGGCAAACAGACGGAGAAAGTTGGGATAGTTAGGGATATTATCTCCCTCGGGCACCACAGActgactggtgtgtgtgtgtgtaatggcaTTAAAAAGGACTTTAGATTTGCAATTAAACCATTAACTCATAATGAGAGTGTTCAAGTAAGGTCAAAGGTATAAGAGCGGAAGTTGTTTAGTCGTAGACGTAAATGTATCCTGGGGTCTCACCCCCTGTTGgctaacagaaaaaagtgcagCCTAAAAGCACTAACACTTTGGCTTCACTTTCAGACGCGTACAGTCTTTACTTAGCACAAAAAAGTAATATAAAGGAGAAACTTTTGACCTGTTACTTTCAAGCACCTTTAAATCCCGCAAATCAACAGGTTATTTGACAATTTAAGGTTATGTGAACAGTTAACTACACCGTAACAGGTTGTAACAAGTCATTGCCTCTCAACCGGAGAAGACTAAGGTAAAGTTACCAGTCCTATCGGGAAATGGTCTGGTGTAATATATATGTTACATACATCTATGTATCTTTGTAATAAATGTGCAAACCAATGAAAACAGTTGTTTCATTTTGCAGACTTGATGAATTTCAGAAGGGACTGGCAGTGATCTTGCCAGTCCTCTTTCAGTAAGAAAGCAACCCATTGCAACATCAGCTTTGCACACATGAGCACGCTTGGCATCATTGCTGTAACAGAGGCAGACACAAAACCCTAACACTGTGCTATCAATAACTGGGGATCATTTACAGTGGACAAAGACATCTAGAAAGCAATCTGTCTGGCACGCACCAGGTGGTGAGAAATATTACACACCCTTGTCTAAATGTTATTAGCTCGGTGCGCTCAGTTCCTCTTACTCGCTGAGACAGTTTGACATGAAAGGCTAACCACATCCCACATGCAGGAAAATGAAATGGGAATACCAGCATTACCACAGGTTTCCAAATCTGTGCAGGGGAGAAGAATAAGAGATGAGCCAAACTTAACAGAGACATGAACTCATAAAAACCTCAGAGAGTCAGTGTGTTGAAGAAAAGACTGCAAGACATCACAGGACCAAGAGTACCAcaaccaaaacattaaaaaaaggggggggggactcCAAATGGGTCTCAATCATTTATTAGGTCAGAGAAATAAATGTTACAGTTTATACATAAACAACTAATCTCACTGAAGGAGCAATTTGATTTGATATTAGTAAAAACCAGTgataagagaaagaaaggaataGCTAGCTTTACTGGAGGTGATATTAGAagctaaacaaaaagaaaaagtcctcTTCATGACACAGGGATCTATACCTCCCATAGGCCATCACTTAGCTAGTGCTCCCCACCATCACTGACACATCATTAATACCGACACGGTGGTGAAATTgatcaaaaagaataaaataaaacatgactaAGGGGTAACTTTTCATCGAGATAGTGTTTTATGAACGCATCTATGCTGAGGAAATTCAAGACAAAGGCTTTTGCTGTAAATGCAGCCTGAATGCTGATCTTTCTCTCGAAATGAAGAGTTACCATGGAAAGGACAAACAGTTTGTGCAACGGCCAGTTTTGGTTTTCCATGTGTGTGCATACAGACTGGTTACATTTTTTACCATGGCAGACACAAGAGGGCTGAGCAGACGACGGAACTGGAGGGAAAAGACGGGAAAAATAACACGAGGAGCATACACCGGGGCCAGAACAGAGTGGTGTGTTGGAGCGACAGCGTACAAACACTAACCATCAGACTCGGGATGGGGgtgcttttttaattttggaTTTGATAATTGTACAAGGGTAGGGGAAGAGGGAAGGTGCAGGGCAGTAAACCAGATTTCTGCACCCACTTCAAACAGTTGGAGCCACATATAGGATGATGATGGGATCAGTAACATCTGCTATCTTATTTTACCGGTACCCAGGTCCCGGTTGAGTGTAGCCCTGGCCATAAGGGGGGCGGTTTCGGGCATAAGGGTTGGCAGCTCCAGGTGGAGGGGTGACAGTGTTGCCTGGAGGGGGGGTATATCCTGGGCGGGGCTGGAACCCTGAGCCGGGCTGAGAGTTGGGCGGCATGGTGTAGTTAGCAGGTTGGGAGGCCTGTGTGTAGTTTTGTGGTGGGAATGCTCCTGGTGGGTACTGCTGGGTGCCCTGAGGTGGAtgggtctgctgctgctgcccacCCTGGAATCCTGCTGCTGGCGCTGCACCAGGAGCTGGAGCCTGCGAGGAGGGAGGAGCATAGTTTTGGAACTGCTGCTGTGGCTGTGGAGGGGCTCCGGGCTGAGGGTTGTATCCAGCTgtgagaggggagagagaaTCCTTAATTCTCTCCAGACATAAAAGAAATCGGCTACACAGAACAGCAGCTACCCGTTTATCTGCTAGCATCACTTTTAATCTTACCAGGGTACTGCATACCGTACTGCTGCTGAGGTGGGGCACCTGGCTGCTGAGGAGGGTATCCACCTGGAGCTTGGTATTGCTGGTACACTTGACCTGAAAAGGTGGGGATGATCATGATCAGTGCCAAAGAATTTAATTTTGTCCAACAGCAATATGACCACTGCCTATTGGATTTGTATCCTCATCACCAGCAAGCGTGGAGAAAATATTGGACTAAACAGTGATGTTTAACCTTTATACTACGAACACTGCAAGCTGGCTTTCAAATCAGCTTCATGGTTTTTTAAGAGCATCTTTTCAACAGCTAATTTTGGTGTAATAGTGTAATTCTAACCACCATTATCACCAGGCTACCTCCACAGACATTTGGGAGGATTAAAGATTACGATAGACCTCAGATAATTGGATGCAGTTACAACAGCTCGAAAGCCCCTTGGTTGCATCTACActtggctttttttgttttgtttttgagagcCAATATTATCTGATCCACCCCAGACACACGTGGGACTATCTTCACGGAAACACCTGTGCATTGGGATAGAATAACACACAACTCCTTTAATGAAAACAGCTGGAACCACTTTGATAGAAGGATCTGTTGTTAATCTCCCACAGAGACTGCTCTGTGGCACATTACAGTAAAATCTGTCTtcgagcgagagagaaagatgcACGTGCAGGAGcaggcataaaataaataaataaatgaataacactGCAGGCTTGGAGACATAACCCTGGATTTTTTGCAAGAAAGAAGACACGTCTGTGTTTGCAGACAGTGACTTCATGGGTTTGCACCGCCTACGGACAAATGAGGAGAATGATCAAGTCTAATCATCCCAATACTTTACTTTAAATAGTAATTCTTACGAGGCCTTTAAACCTGGAGCATCGTCATGCTACACCCTTTAATACAGTCAGTAATCAGGAGTATATCTTTCATGACAGGGAAAGgtctttttgttattgttactTTCATTTGCTCATTACATTTTCCATCGAATGCCTTAGAGTTcagcaaatgtgcaaaaactTGGCGAACAACTGTTCTCTCCCTTAACAAGGCCTAAATACTACTCCCAAATCTTTGGCCTGGCAAATAAGTAGGGTGACGACGCATGAAAAGCACAGCGAGAGAAGGCATAATGAAAGAGGGCTGGGTTCACTGGATTATTAAGTGCTGGTAAAAACTGGTGCTTATTTTCCACAGTTCTTAGAGAATCTACACCAAAGGAAAGCTCAAAGGAGATTTTAAGCACCTATCAGATTGTTCTGTACTGTACTGTCTGCATTCAAAAGTAAATCCATATATAACGACATGCTCCAGGCGAATTActccacaaaaaacacattccaTACAGCACAAAGTAATGTCTGCTGGAATATTCAGCCTGAAAACTTTGGACTGGTTTGGGAGACACCTGACAGCTAAATGCTTAGAAGGACTAACTCTTTGATGTCTCTGTATAAACACCTCAGTGGTGTGGCAACCATGTGTTATCTTCTTACATGAATATTACATGTGTGGCGAGGCACGTGTGTGAAATTGGCTTCTCCTGTTCTCCTCGCCTGTAATCCATCATCAGAGTTATGCAACAGAGATGGAAAGATGCACGGCTGTCTGACCTCTCCAAGAGGTCAACCATCAGGGGTGAAAGATGTGATAGGTAGGCTGAAGAATTACTTTCACTTTGGCTGCAGGCCTGCTGACCTCTCCACTTGTCTTTAGGAGGAATAATGAGGtcctatttttaaataaacatttcacatCGAACCCACATCTGCCCATCTGATTAAGAGTCTCGTGTAACTGTTCTGAGTCACTGTTACATGCGCACGTGTttacagtttctttctttcttgcaaaGATGTAAAAGATTTTTGCCAAGTGTCCATCAAAGGATAGCGTAAAATCTTTACCATCTGCTTATGGATCTTGTTAGCAGAATTCTTATGGTAACAAGTAACCTAGGTTTGCATTAAAAGTGAGCTTGAGGCTACTTTTAAAAAAGGCCACACATGCTCAGTTGGCATCTAGTCTCACAGATCACCGTTTTACAAACTCTTGTGCATTGACAGGCTGCTCTGATTTGCCTTGAGGCTTTTATACTAGTCTGCAACCGAGGACAGGAATAACGTGAGGGAAAGGGTTGACCGAAGGAAAAGAAGATGCCAGCCTGCTGCATGCAGGGCATAAAGACAGGGTTTGGAAGATCATTTCTGCAGCTGTTAAGAAGTTATTCTTTACTGATCTGTGGGAGCTTTCTACCTGCACAGCAAAGTTAGAGTGAAGCATGGTTAAAGTTTGCTCAATATCGTGTGACGTGTTGAATGAATCTCTTATAACTACCTACATCCAGCATATAGCTACACAACATCTAAATCTTTTTTGTTTGATGCACCCACACATCAGGCCTTCAGTGACACAACAATACACTAAAGCCCCCTCCTTGCGTTTGCTTTGGTTAATAGCAGATTACTCATAGTATGTATGGAAGATTCTgactttaaaatgtttgaacCAAACTAGAAACGGAGAACGACTTCAAAGGAAAAGTCGTGGCTTGTTCTGAAACCAACACCTTTCGTTTACTTTGAACAACTGAGTGTCTTCTCTCCATGCTACTGGTGACCACAGCTACATATTGTCGACCAAAGCACTTGACTCCTCTCTTAATCTTCCTTtgacaaaaggacaaaaaaaaaaaaaaaaaaatcctgatctTTCTGTTTGGTCTTCTGAATAAAacagtgtgctgctgctgctggctaaCCATCCCCACTCTTTCTCTTTTGGACCAGCTAAACTCTTATTATGCCCTCTGGATAGGTTCTGGTGCTCTAACCAGGCCAAACCGCAAACCACCAGCTAAATGGAAGTCATACAACTCGTGTGCTGATCTTCAGCGTAGCAGGTGTGGTCAGGAGTCTGTGGAGTGCCTGCTCAGAGTGAAAGTTACAGCTCTCACAGGGTGCAACATGAGGCTATTTCGTTGCTCCACTGGCCTGCACATCCAGCTGAGCCAAACCACAAGCTAAAAAACAACCCAGCACATTCGCAGCAATAAGTGAAACGATACAAAATGCTTCACCTCTGTGGCTGCACCTGTCTGGCTGCcttttataacaaaaaaaaacaggccaGAAAGTGTTAAGTGTAAAGTTTGAATATGGAGTGAGAATGAGAACAAGACAGATTGGCATGTAAAACCAAATCCCCCTGAGAGCTTGATGCTAGAATGTAGTTCTGTTAACAAaatactccccccccccccccccccccccccaaactgcCTGGtatgttttgttcatttgtctttatCAAGGATGATTCAGAGTTAAAGACTGCACCGGAGAGAGCTACGATAAGGCGAGCTGAAAGATGAATATTAATTACATGGGGATGCTCATGATTACACTGtgtttaaaattaaactaaatgttaattagtcattataaaaaaTATGCTATTTCAACTGCAGAATGGGTCTGATtgccaaaaaaaacaaggtCAGAGTAAATGCAATAATCAGTAATATGGGAAATGGAAAAAATTTATTATATGTCAATGTGAGGCACAGTACAGTCAACCTATGCAATGAAATCAGTGGGGCTCATTCACTAATGTGAGTGCAAAAAAAGATATAATAGTGTTATAGGCCCTATATTGCTTATATAGGGCAAACAATAGTGATGCCCTATACAAGGCGTGCTTTCATTCTTGCTCAAGATCAGCTACATATGCATTACATGTGTGTAATCCAGCTCCAGCCCAGCCCTGAAATAGATAAGTGGTTAGGAGCTTCAGGCTGCAATAACTGGGCTAGTGAATGCTCCATCACCTGAGACAGTTAAAGCGCTTTTATCAAAGTACGCCTTTAAACTGATCCATGATCACAAATGTGCACCAAGTGTCAAGAAAGTTTGTGGTTTCCATTTAGCCTGAACTGGTGACATGTAGGCAAAACCGTTGCTTATTAGAAGATgtttaaagaaaacagcacattAAAGGCTTTTCTTGGctaaatatatttctttttttatgtgcctgtttttttggtttgtgttgGAAAACTGTTAAATATGACAGAAATTAAATTACTTGTCATTTGTGCCTGCAGTGTACGTTGCTCCACTGTTGGATGTTATTGTAATCACCCACACTGCAGGGCCTCTGACACTCTGTGCTCTGAGGTAATTTTTGCTTTGTACAAacaaatttgtgaaaggaaaagacTGATGAATTCCACATTTGTGTGTGAAACGCTCCTACACGCCATTTAAAGACAaatttgtgcacacacacacactgtgaatgAGGCCCAGTGTGCTCTTTTAAATTCAATCATATTTCTCTCCATTTGATCTGTTCTGATCTTCCTCAATTCCAGAAATTTCCACTAGCTCTGGTCTACTGTGTTTCGCTGGCAGGATGAAAGCTAAAAGCTTAGTGAGCAGCAGTAACAGCTGGTGCATCCTTCCTACTCTACATCTTTACTTATTGGTAGATTACACACACATAACTCAAATCAGTGAAGGTAGACTGAAAAAATAGTTCAACAACACAAACTGGGATTGGGAGTACTTGTATTTAAACAAAGCAGTTAAAACACAATGTACATAATAAACTGACAACTGTGTGCATTTGCTTTACCTTGGAAAACCTGCTATATCCTttcttcagtttcatttttagtCAGAACTACTCTTTGGAAAAGAAATACTCCTGGATGAGCTTTTGTCAACATATAGGCTCAGCAGGCAGTCGCATTTTTGTAAGGCTACTTTGGTGGCAAATTTGGAAAAACATTCTGTTTAACAGCACCACTAtaaaaagtaattgcttaatCTGCCACACTGCAGGGGCCTTTGACACCCCTGTGCTTATAAAGACATTATGTAACTGTGCTTACTTTTTTGGAGGACACATATCTCTGTCAAAGGATCTGtatgctttttttatttgtgtattttctaCAGTAAGTGCGTGTGCACACATCTCACCATCCATGCCTGCTGGGGGTCCCTGCTGCACTCCAGCATATGGAGCCTGTGGCTGAGGGGGCACTCCTGGCTGAGGCGCTGCAGATGAGGAAGAAGCAATGCTGTCAGGGGTTCCTGAACGCTCCTCTGCTGCAACAGCTGGGGGAGCTGTACAAAcggcacacaaatgcacagacgaTCAGAAGACACGCAGATGCCTGATATAGAAACTAGACAATTAAATGAAATCAATTTTCAAAGATAGCATTTGCACTTCGGCTCTACCTGGGGCCTGGTCCTCGCTCAGGCCAAAAGAGGAGATGACATTCTTGTTGACCTCATCCTGGTTTTTTAATGGATCAAAGGCCGACATACTGGCTGCACTGACTGGAGTggcctgtttcactgtggggtCAGCTGTCACAACTTTTCCTTCACGCCCATCCACTGATTCTGgaaaaggaagaggaaatgTGATGCTAAGACAACATTTTAGCTTGTTAAGATGCCATGGAGACAAAAGTGTAATAAAACGAATAAGGGTCTGGGTGTTTCTGACAAACTGCAAGTTTTCCAGATTACCCTTTTATATTTAACTCAGTTGATCCTTAAAGGCCAAAAACTATATGAGCATATTAGTTAAGAagtaatgaaaaatattttaaaaacttttaatgtTGCAGCTTACAATATTAAAGCTTTGGTCGCAGCTAGGATTAGTCGGAGAGACCTTGTTTTTGCTCAACATGTGCGCATATGTGGGCGCGATTGACCACACTCGGGCTGGACTGATCTAGCATGTAACAAATTTAGAGTCAAACTGCagacaaatatttgtttaaaaaaaatttaaaaagtgttcAATTAATCCAACAGTTACTGACTCCAGTAAACCGTCTCAGTTTGGTGCCAATGTCTTTGCGGGATACAGCTCTTATAACGCCAACTACAATACTGTGGACTATGAACCACTTTTATTAGTTAAGGAGGTCACGCAGTCCACATTACCAAGATTATAGTGAGTCCCAGAGATCTAAAAGTAGAAACTATAACAAAAAGAATCACAGAACCACCCGGTTGTAGAGTTGCTAACGACCCAGTGAGTTGTTCATAATATGAATTCGTGTAcatgtttaattgttttttctaTGACTACACTATACTGCATTTGGCAAAAGGCTTATATTATATAACAAGCTTATATATAGTCTAtcgtgtgtgagtgagtgtgcttACCACTGTCTGGGGCTGTAGCAGCCAGACCAGGCTCTGTCGGGGGCTCCAGGGTATCAAGGAGGTTGTTGACTTTATTCCTGAGCTCAATGAGCTCCCTGCGCAGGTACTTTACCTGACTGGACTCCAAAGGCCGCGGCTGACCATTAACTGCAGATAATAAGATGAAGAAATCAGAAAACTATAATTTATTTCAGTAATAAAGCAGAGTAAAATCTTCTCCATCCGCGCTCCTGTTGAGCACTTTTAAACTACAAAACTCCCACCGATTTTGTTAACTACTGAAACTGCATCTTATTCATTGTGATATCTTACTGTCTAGGACTCCTTGGTCATATAAATCATGGTTTGGATGATAATCGAGAGTAGAATATCTGGGTCAGAGTGGACTCTAATGCAGCAGAATTGGCTCACACTCTCAGAAACACCAAAGTTCCTCCAGACTtattaataaaactgtttaTAAGGATTGACGCCTGACAATAAACTCATGTGGTGAACTTCACATTATGCACTGGACGGAAAATCACAatggaaataaataattaaaaaatgccTGGCAGCTAAGAGGCCAGTCAAAAATAGCTCAACACATAATGGTAAATTTAAAACTATCTGACTTCTACACTCCAGTTGTTTGGAAGCCAATAAGGTATCTGCATGTTATGAGTGATGATCTGTTGGCTCCATAATCTAAATACCTGGGATTACTGGGATCATCTATCACATGGTTACTTCCACAAAGCCATTCACAACGGCTGCTGAGCTGAACAGGAATCGCTGTCACCCCACCCTGACAGCAAAGCATTTAACTAAGAATAGAGCCGGGTTGTTGGCAATAAACTGAAACCTGCTAATCTGCAGGAAACATGTGACAAACCTCTTCAAAATAGTCAACTCTATATGCCCTGTACCACATCTTCTCACTGACCAAAGAGTGAAATTTCCACTGCAAAAGGAATGAACTGGACGTCGCTCCGCATTCCTCTCTCACACAAGTTTCTCTGTCTGACTGAATAATGCTGAACAGAGACGGATGGGCTCATGAGGCACTGTGCTGAGACG
This genomic window from Astatotilapia calliptera chromosome 16, fAstCal1.2, whole genome shotgun sequence contains:
- the tfg gene encoding protein TFG, translating into MNGQLDLSGKLIIKAQLGDDIRRIPIHNEDITYDELVLMMQRVFRGKLQSNDEVTIKYKDEDDDLITIFDSSDLSFAIQCSRILKLTLFVNGQPRPLESSQVKYLRRELIELRNKVNNLLDTLEPPTEPGLAATAPDSESVDGREGKVVTADPTVKQATPVSAASMSAFDPLKNQDEVNKNVISSFGLSEDQAPAPPAVAAEERSGTPDSIASSSSAAPQPGVPPQPQAPYAGVQQGPPAGMDGQVYQQYQAPGGYPPQQPGAPPQQQYGMQYPAGYNPQPGAPPQPQQQFQNYAPPSSQAPAPGAAPAAGFQGGQQQQTHPPQGTQQYPPGAFPPQNYTQASQPANYTMPPNSQPGSGFQPRPGYTPPPGNTVTPPPGAANPYARNRPPYGQGYTQPGPGYR